A single window of Polaribacter sp. SA4-10 DNA harbors:
- a CDS encoding MauE/DoxX family redox-associated membrane protein, with protein sequence MKHTYTIEGMTCGGCKASVEKYLNEIEHVTNVSIHLEKGEAEVTMDKNITTEVLQKALPEKYTLLEKLEKNVFAPSSASSATIEAEKSKLQQLKPLLLIIFYIGIASILLHYKDWSWSEFMLDFMGLFYIVFSFFKMLDLKGFPESFKMYDPLAKRIPIYGWIYPFIETALGILFLMRFEIEIALIVTLIILGITTVGVTKTLLDKKSIKCACLGTALKLPMTEATFIENAIMIIMAVLMLLNIF encoded by the coding sequence ATGAAACATACATATACGATAGAAGGCATGACTTGCGGAGGTTGCAAAGCGTCCGTTGAAAAATATTTAAACGAAATAGAACACGTTACCAATGTTTCTATTCATCTTGAGAAAGGAGAAGCAGAAGTTACAATGGATAAAAATATTACAACAGAAGTGCTACAAAAAGCATTGCCAGAGAAATATACACTTCTAGAGAAGCTAGAAAAAAACGTGTTTGCACCATCGAGTGCATCAAGTGCTACCATAGAAGCAGAAAAAAGCAAACTACAACAATTAAAACCGCTTTTACTTATCATTTTTTATATAGGAATAGCAAGTATTCTTTTGCATTATAAAGATTGGAGTTGGAGCGAATTTATGCTCGATTTTATGGGTTTATTTTACATTGTATTTAGCTTCTTTAAGATGTTGGATTTAAAAGGCTTTCCAGAATCTTTTAAAATGTACGATCCTTTGGCTAAAAGAATTCCAATCTATGGTTGGATCTATCCATTTATTGAAACAGCTTTGGGAATACTATTTTTAATGCGATTTGAAATTGAAATAGCGTTAATTGTAACCTTGATTATTTTAGGAATTACAACTGTTGGTGTCACAAAAACTTTATTAGATAAAAAATCGATTAAATGTGCCTGCTTAGGTACAGCTTTAAAATTACCAATGACAGAAGCTACATTTATTGAAAATGCTATTATGATAATCATGGCAGTACTAATGTTATTAAACATCTTTTAA
- a CDS encoding thiamine phosphate synthase produces MVISKLHYISQGNTAEEQIENIQKACSAGAELVQLNFKSVSDEIFLKLAKEAREITAHFQTRLIINSHYKIAKEVKADGVHLEKTDTCPTIARIHVFTWQIIGGTANTVQDCETLLEKQVDYISLSPFRAIDKNNTSPVLGLNGYKEITEALKSETPIIGFGGITTEDVKGILETGVSGVAVSEEITKNFDIIKTFNQLLNASSTEEKRHTF; encoded by the coding sequence ATGGTTATATCTAAATTACATTATATATCTCAAGGAAACACAGCAGAAGAGCAAATAGAGAACATACAAAAAGCGTGTTCAGCTGGTGCAGAATTAGTGCAATTAAATTTTAAAAGTGTTTCCGACGAAATATTTTTAAAATTAGCAAAAGAAGCGAGAGAAATCACAGCTCATTTTCAAACAAGATTAATTATTAATTCGCATTATAAAATAGCAAAAGAAGTAAAAGCAGATGGTGTACATTTAGAAAAAACAGACACCTGCCCTACGATTGCTAGAATACATGTATTCACTTGGCAAATTATTGGCGGTACAGCAAATACGGTACAAGATTGTGAAACATTGCTTGAAAAACAAGTAGATTATATTAGTTTAAGTCCTTTTAGAGCTATAGATAAAAATAATACTTCTCCTGTTTTAGGTTTAAATGGTTATAAAGAAATTACTGAAGCCTTAAAAAGCGAAACACCTATTATTGGTTTTGGAGGCATTACCACAGAAGATGTTAAAGGTATTTTAGAAACAGGTGTTTCTGGAGTTGCAGTATCTGAAGAAATTACCAAAAACTTTGATATCATAAAAACATTTAATCAATTGTTAAATGCATCTTCTACCGAAGAGAAGCGTCATACGTTTTAA
- a CDS encoding acyl-CoA desaturase, translating into MVTKTVIMLSLFFGPLILLGTGSITDIRLLFLLYIISGFGMSGIGMGVMHDAIHGSYAKNITINTLLSYSFNLIGGNASVWRIQHNVLHHTYTNIDHADDDLNAPYFLRFSPNAKHYWMHQYQHIYIWFFYSLSTISWITTKDFVRLKRFRDMGFLNKKNEYKKTLIAMTAWKIFYYSYALILPMIMLPFSWYLILLAFLCMHFVTGLLVSIVFQIAHIMPDTTFPLPDEQGMMNNNWYGHQFATTTNFSPKSNILFWLIGGLNYQVEHHVLPDVCHVHYKKLTKIVADTAEEFGMPYHVKKSMLQAIIDHTKMLKQLGEKEIVGVA; encoded by the coding sequence ATGGTAACAAAAACGGTTATCATGCTTTCTTTGTTTTTTGGGCCCTTAATATTACTAGGTACTGGTTCTATAACAGATATAAGGTTACTTTTTTTACTTTATATTATTAGTGGTTTTGGAATGTCTGGAATAGGAATGGGCGTAATGCATGATGCAATACATGGATCCTATGCTAAAAATATAACAATCAATACTCTTTTAAGCTATTCGTTTAATCTTATTGGTGGAAATGCAAGCGTTTGGAGAATACAGCACAATGTTTTACATCATACGTATACCAATATAGATCATGCAGATGACGATTTAAATGCACCTTATTTTTTGCGTTTTTCACCAAATGCAAAACACTATTGGATGCACCAATACCAACATATTTATATTTGGTTTTTTTATAGCTTATCTACTATTTCTTGGATTACTACAAAAGATTTTGTGCGCTTAAAGCGCTTTAGAGATATGGGGTTTTTAAACAAGAAAAACGAGTATAAAAAAACATTAATAGCCATGACGGCATGGAAAATATTTTATTACTCTTATGCATTAATTCTACCAATGATTATGCTTCCATTTTCATGGTATCTTATTTTATTGGCTTTTTTATGTATGCATTTTGTAACCGGACTTTTAGTAAGTATTGTTTTTCAAATAGCACATATAATGCCAGATACTACTTTTCCATTACCAGATGAACAAGGAATGATGAATAACAATTGGTATGGCCATCAGTTTGCAACAACAACAAATTTTTCTCCAAAAAGCAACATCCTATTTTGGTTAATTGGGGGCTTAAATTACCAGGTAGAACATCATGTTTTACCAGATGTGTGTCATGTACATTATAAAAAACTAACAAAAATTGTAGCAGATACTGCAGAAGAGTTTGGGATGCCTTACCATGTTAAAAAATCAATGTTACAAGCCATTATAGATCACACAAAAATGCTTAAACAATTAGGTGAAAAAGAAATAGTTGGTGTTGCTTAG
- a CDS encoding heavy-metal-associated domain-containing protein, with protein MKKVILSVALITAMCFSSCKNEAKKETKTVTTEVSKEVAMTAISFGVRGNCGMCKSTIEKAANGVEGVGTATWDVDKKKIDVSFDATKTDAMSVHKAIAASGYDTEKVAGSEEAYKDLPGCCKYDHEMMMNLAGEMKEKDHSTHNH; from the coding sequence ATGAAGAAAGTAATTTTAAGTGTCGCTTTAATAACTGCAATGTGTTTTAGTAGTTGTAAAAATGAAGCCAAAAAAGAAACAAAAACGGTAACTACTGAAGTCTCAAAAGAGGTTGCAATGACCGCTATTAGTTTTGGTGTAAGAGGAAACTGCGGAATGTGTAAAAGCACTATTGAAAAAGCAGCGAATGGTGTTGAAGGTGTAGGAACTGCAACTTGGGATGTAGATAAAAAGAAAATTGATGTATCTTTTGATGCTACAAAAACAGATGCAATGTCAGTTCATAAAGCAATTGCTGCCTCTGGTTATGATACAGAAAAAGTTGCAGGAAGTGAAGAAGCTTATAAAGATTTACCTGGTTGTTGTAAATACGACCACGAAATGATGATGAATCTAGCTGGTGAAATGAAAGAGAAAGATCATTCAACTCACAATCATTAA
- a CDS encoding redoxin domain-containing protein, giving the protein MNTIIQAIPVLDLDGFAIDLMKVYANKVLLLIIYNNDCLGCTGRAIPLAYEFQQQYPSIQVLGIHANFVNREATKATIKSVFTSGENPFPIYIDEHHKVFDQFNAEGTPHWVLISEKGELFRSFFGSQDNAQNRLFYALESLVKNNNE; this is encoded by the coding sequence ATGAATACTATAATACAAGCGATACCTGTTTTAGATTTAGATGGCTTTGCTATAGATTTAATGAAAGTATATGCTAATAAAGTGTTGCTACTAATTATTTATAACAATGATTGTTTGGGGTGTACAGGACGCGCAATTCCTTTGGCTTATGAATTTCAGCAACAATATCCATCCATTCAAGTTTTAGGTATTCATGCTAATTTTGTAAATAGAGAAGCAACAAAAGCGACTATTAAAAGTGTTTTTACTAGTGGCGAGAATCCGTTTCCTATTTATATAGATGAACATCACAAGGTTTTTGACCAATTTAATGCAGAAGGGACACCACATTGGGTACTAATTTCAGAAAAAGGAGAACTGTTTCGTTCATTTTTTGGATCGCAAGATAATGCACAAAATCGTTTATTTTATGCGCTAGAAAGTCTTGTTAAAAATAATAACGAATAA
- a CDS encoding efflux RND transporter periplasmic adaptor subunit, with amino-acid sequence MKKYIVYIGILTAGLLLGWVLFGNSSSKETEHNHDKVSEKNQKWTCSMHPQIMQPEAGDCPICGMDLIPAETSADGLAADQFKLTENALSLANIQTSVVGNSNQKDNFVKLSGKIVKNEESNAVQVSYFSGRIEKLNISFTGEKISKGQLLATIYSPELYAGQQELITASSLKESQPALYKAVRNKLKLWKLSEKQINQIETSRKVIENFPVYATVSGTVTEKLVAQGDYVKQGQSLLKITNLNTVWGNFDVYENQINKFKKGQEILVTTNAYANEEFKGNVDFIDPVLNTKTRTVTVRVVLNNKHNKFKPGMFVEGKIKGISSNKEKVVTIPSSAILWTGKRSVVYLKSNPNEPIFEMQEITLGNKVVDNYEVLEGLNNGDEIVTNGTFTVDAAAQLQGKKSMMNKEGGKTTTGHEGHLGMKETASLNNEKQSNKNERIKVSVDFQNQLKVVFNDYIFLKDALVKDDSKNVIKEAKKLLENLVKVDIKLLTDNKAHTHWMTLEKEIKSATNSISKTSNIKEQRNHFKHVSSYITNAIEVFGINEKVYHQFCPMADNNKGAYWLSKEEKVVNPYFGNAMLTCGEVKQIIE; translated from the coding sequence ATGAAAAAATATATAGTTTATATAGGAATATTAACTGCTGGATTACTACTAGGTTGGGTCTTATTTGGCAACTCATCAAGTAAAGAAACAGAACACAATCACGATAAAGTATCAGAAAAAAACCAAAAATGGACCTGCTCTATGCATCCACAAATTATGCAACCAGAAGCAGGAGATTGTCCTATTTGTGGTATGGATTTAATTCCTGCAGAAACGAGTGCTGATGGTTTGGCAGCAGATCAATTTAAGTTAACAGAAAATGCTTTGTCTTTAGCTAACATTCAAACATCCGTTGTTGGTAATAGCAATCAAAAGGACAATTTTGTAAAATTATCTGGTAAAATTGTTAAAAATGAAGAATCTAATGCTGTTCAAGTAAGTTATTTCTCTGGACGAATTGAGAAATTAAATATCAGTTTTACTGGAGAAAAAATTAGTAAAGGGCAACTTTTAGCAACGATCTATTCACCAGAATTATATGCTGGGCAACAAGAACTTATTACTGCAAGTTCTTTAAAGGAATCTCAACCGGCCTTGTATAAAGCAGTTCGTAATAAATTGAAATTATGGAAGCTTTCTGAAAAACAAATAAACCAAATTGAAACATCTCGTAAAGTAATAGAAAATTTCCCGGTTTATGCTACAGTTTCCGGCACAGTTACTGAAAAATTAGTAGCACAAGGTGATTATGTCAAACAAGGGCAATCCTTATTGAAAATTACAAATTTAAATACGGTTTGGGGTAATTTTGATGTGTATGAAAATCAAATAAACAAGTTCAAAAAAGGGCAAGAAATTTTAGTAACAACAAATGCTTATGCAAATGAAGAGTTTAAGGGGAACGTAGATTTTATAGACCCCGTTTTAAATACTAAAACAAGAACAGTAACAGTAAGAGTTGTATTAAATAATAAGCATAACAAGTTTAAACCAGGAATGTTTGTTGAAGGAAAAATTAAAGGAATCTCTTCCAACAAAGAAAAAGTAGTAACAATACCGTCTTCAGCTATTTTATGGACTGGTAAACGCTCTGTAGTATATTTGAAATCAAATCCTAATGAACCTATTTTTGAAATGCAAGAAATCACCTTAGGAAATAAAGTTGTTGATAATTATGAGGTATTAGAAGGCTTGAATAATGGTGATGAAATAGTAACAAATGGAACGTTCACCGTTGATGCGGCTGCACAATTACAAGGTAAAAAATCAATGATGAATAAAGAAGGTGGTAAAACAACTACTGGTCATGAAGGACATCTTGGAATGAAAGAGACTGCTTCATTAAATAATGAGAAGCAGTCTAATAAAAATGAAAGGATTAAAGTTTCAGTAGACTTTCAAAATCAATTAAAAGTTGTTTTTAATGACTATATTTTTCTAAAAGATGCTTTGGTAAAAGATGATTCAAAAAACGTAATAAAAGAAGCAAAAAAACTATTGGAGAATCTTGTAAAAGTTGATATTAAACTATTAACAGATAATAAGGCTCATACGCATTGGATGACCTTAGAAAAAGAAATAAAAAGTGCAACAAATTCAATTTCAAAAACATCAAATATAAAAGAGCAAAGAAATCATTTTAAACATGTATCATCCTATATAACAAATGCAATTGAAGTATTTGGAATAAATGAAAAGGTGTATCATCAATTTTGTCCTATGGCAGATAATAATAAAGGTGCCTATTGGTTAAGCAAGGAAGAAAAAGTAGTGAACCCCTATTTTGGCAATGCAATGCTTACCTGTGGAGAAGTAAAACAAATAATAGAATAA
- a CDS encoding MFS transporter, with protein MQERSLQRISLSTYFLLSGICFSSWASRIPTIKDNFNFSEEQLGNMLMIMPASAVIGIPLSGWLVSKYDSRIPQQFSYIFFSISLFLIGIATSLPLLIFALFLFAISIRIINIAINTQSISLQEKFEKRIIGSFHGLWSIGGIIGVLFTTLMLKLNISIQAHFLMVAIFTLITIFIAYPYLIKNDKAKDGNKFKLGKPNKYIMLLGLMVFFAAVCEGGMYDWNGVYFKDVIKEEVFTYGYLLFMICMSIYRLSIDKLIDYFGMKKLYFLSSVLIMSGVSIAVIVPAFWPALIGFCLVGIGVSGLFPMTFILAGKAKKYSIGIVISIVGTYSTIGMFLGPPLIGYLAASFGLQKAFIVFIIGGFMFIPLTISVFNHLKKI; from the coding sequence ATGCAAGAAAGAAGTTTACAGCGCATTTCACTTTCAACCTATTTTTTATTATCAGGTATTTGTTTTTCTTCTTGGGCATCACGTATTCCAACAATAAAAGACAATTTTAATTTTAGTGAAGAACAATTAGGTAATATGTTAATGATAATGCCTGCGAGTGCTGTTATTGGTATTCCACTTTCTGGTTGGTTGGTGTCAAAATATGATAGTAGAATACCACAACAATTTTCCTATATATTCTTTTCTATATCACTTTTTTTAATTGGTATTGCTACCAGTTTACCCTTACTTATTTTCGCTTTATTTCTGTTTGCAATAAGTATAAGAATTATAAATATAGCGATCAATACACAATCTATTTCTTTACAAGAAAAATTTGAAAAACGGATTATTGGTTCTTTCCATGGTTTATGGAGCATTGGTGGAATAATAGGCGTTTTATTTACAACCTTAATGCTTAAACTAAACATTTCTATTCAAGCACATTTCTTAATGGTTGCTATTTTTACATTGATTACTATTTTTATTGCATATCCTTATTTAATAAAAAATGATAAGGCTAAAGATGGAAATAAATTTAAGTTAGGAAAGCCCAACAAGTACATTATGCTTTTAGGGTTAATGGTGTTTTTTGCTGCTGTTTGTGAAGGTGGAATGTACGATTGGAATGGTGTTTACTTTAAAGATGTAATAAAAGAAGAAGTTTTTACCTACGGATATTTACTTTTTATGATTTGTATGTCTATTTATAGATTAAGTATAGATAAGCTTATCGATTATTTTGGAATGAAAAAATTATATTTTTTAAGTTCCGTTTTAATAATGAGTGGAGTTTCAATTGCCGTAATTGTTCCTGCATTTTGGCCTGCACTAATTGGTTTTTGTTTGGTAGGTATAGGTGTTTCAGGTCTTTTTCCTATGACATTTATATTGGCAGGTAAAGCAAAAAAATATTCTATAGGAATCGTTATTTCAATCGTAGGAACTTATTCTACAATTGGTATGTTTTTAGGCCCTCCTTTAATTGGGTATTTAGCAGCGTCTTTTGGGTTGCAAAAAGCGTTTATCGTATTTATAATTGGTGGATTTATGTTTATTCCTTTAACGATAAGTGTATTTAATCATTTAAAAAAGATTTAA